One part of the Candidatus Poribacteria bacterium genome encodes these proteins:
- a CDS encoding fumarylacetoacetate hydrolase family protein codes for MKLAFFNDDQLGVITDDGIVDISGALSGVSYHTPQELIRTVIEDFDNLRPTIEDAVKNGAATALDSVSFKAPVPRPGQLVCLAGNYIEPDSPSRGDFNAFLKSPTGIIATKGMVELPEADVTVFHFEPELAIVIGKTAKHLSEDNALDCVFGYTQFIDVSARGLPGGFFLGKSWHTFAPMGPAIVTADEVGDGNALGVQLWINDGLQHDFSTNSMARFIPELLAEVTSVVTLEPGDVVSTGTHHEALTAIGDGDTVRLSVEGFGPALTVSVSDPLKRTTWRG; via the coding sequence ATGAAACTTGCCTTTTTTAATGATGACCAACTCGGTGTAATAACAGATGATGGGATCGTTGACATCAGCGGGGCACTCAGTGGTGTTTCCTACCATACACCGCAAGAACTCATACGAACGGTGATTGAGGATTTTGACAATCTACGTCCGACAATAGAGGACGCAGTTAAAAACGGTGCTGCCACTGCTTTGGACAGCGTCAGTTTTAAAGCACCGGTTCCGCGCCCGGGACAACTCGTCTGCCTTGCGGGCAATTACATTGAACCCGATAGTCCTTCACGTGGGGATTTCAATGCCTTTCTGAAGTCGCCGACTGGTATCATTGCCACGAAGGGGATGGTGGAACTTCCAGAGGCGGATGTGACCGTGTTCCACTTTGAGCCGGAATTAGCGATTGTGATTGGTAAAACGGCAAAACATCTATCCGAAGACAATGCTTTAGATTGTGTGTTTGGTTACACGCAATTTATTGATGTCTCTGCGCGGGGATTGCCCGGGGGGTTCTTCTTAGGAAAGAGTTGGCATACGTTTGCACCGATGGGGCCAGCGATCGTTACGGCTGACGAAGTGGGCGACGGGAACGCACTCGGCGTGCAACTCTGGATTAACGACGGGCTGCAACACGATTTTTCTACAAATTCCATGGCACGCTTTATCCCCGAATTGCTGGCAGAGGTGACGAGTGTGGTAACATTGGAACCGGGTGATGTTGTATCGACAGGGACGCACCATGAGGCACTCACCGCAATCGGAGATGGAGATACGGTAAGACTCTCCGTAGAAGGTTTCGGTCCAGCGTTAACCGTTAGCGTGAGCGACCCACTCAAGCGAACGACTTGGCGCGGTTAG
- a CDS encoding Gfo/Idh/MocA family oxidoreductase, whose translation MTLRAGIVGCGGISRSHAGAHANLDGVDLVAMCDINRDALNNRADEYGVSSRYTDYEEMFAREGLDIVSVCTHAPLHAPIAIAAAKEGIHVLSEKPLSVDLETADQMFTACREAGVHLAVSHQFRFTPLFRHAKSLIDAGKIGELRSIREVGKGREAGFELMEMGVHYFDEMDFFLDGISWIQAHITYKGHDVTEADIMHSSELCKTDRRDNGMVAGDTMLVHIGGGNSAYGIMELYCREPRHGWMMGPHLLGSEGQLMVKPHPDTGIDEMWYCPFDVSFAAHTPAWEQIELDASAFLISGKPWQSRHTIWSAKNIRDAILNENQPELGGRNALTSLECVSATYVSHFSGTKVQLPLEERSHPLVIS comes from the coding sequence ATGACATTACGGGCAGGAATTGTCGGTTGCGGCGGGATTAGCCGGAGTCACGCTGGCGCGCACGCCAACTTGGACGGCGTTGATCTCGTCGCGATGTGCGACATAAATCGAGACGCGCTCAACAACCGTGCCGATGAATACGGCGTCTCAAGTCGATACACCGATTACGAGGAGATGTTCGCACGAGAGGGACTCGATATCGTGAGTGTGTGTACGCATGCCCCGTTACACGCGCCGATAGCGATTGCTGCCGCGAAAGAAGGCATCCATGTTTTGTCTGAGAAACCGTTGTCCGTTGATTTAGAAACGGCGGATCAAATGTTCACGGCATGTCGTGAGGCGGGTGTGCACTTGGCGGTCAGTCATCAGTTCCGATTTACACCCCTCTTTCGGCACGCAAAATCCTTAATTGATGCGGGTAAAATCGGTGAACTCCGTTCGATTCGTGAAGTCGGTAAAGGACGCGAAGCCGGATTCGAGTTGATGGAGATGGGGGTGCACTATTTTGACGAGATGGATTTCTTTTTAGACGGTATCTCTTGGATTCAGGCACATATCACATATAAAGGACACGATGTGACGGAGGCGGACATTATGCACAGCAGCGAGTTGTGCAAAACTGACCGACGCGACAATGGGATGGTCGCGGGAGACACGATGCTCGTGCATATCGGCGGTGGGAACAGTGCCTACGGCATTATGGAACTCTATTGCCGTGAACCGAGACACGGGTGGATGATGGGACCGCATCTGCTCGGTTCAGAGGGGCAATTGATGGTAAAACCGCATCCTGATACCGGTATAGATGAGATGTGGTACTGTCCGTTTGATGTCTCTTTTGCGGCGCATACACCGGCGTGGGAACAGATAGAACTTGACGCATCGGCGTTTCTCATCTCCGGAAAACCGTGGCAGTCGCGCCACACCATCTGGAGCGCGAAAAATATACGGGACGCAATTCTTAACGAAAACCAGCCAGAACTCGGTGGACGCAACGCGCTCACATCCCTTGAGTGTGTCAGCGCAACCTATGTCTCCCATTTCAGTGGAACAAAGGTGCAACTGCCATTAGAGGAGCGGAGTCATCCGCTTGTCATTTCATAG
- a CDS encoding 3-dehydro-L-gulonate 2-dehydrogenase has product MKRVPFQTLRDEFYRVLAGIGFNGERGMLCARLFAENQRDGVYSHGLNRFPGFVAALDGKQVDFRAKPEKVEGFGALERWDGKMGVGLVNAHFCMQRATALADVHGIGCVGLSNTNHWMRGGAYALQAAEAGYIGICWTNTTRLMPPWGSAEKKIGNNPMAIGIPREGGHILLDMAMSQYSNGKLEVLQLQGKRLPLPGGYDTKGELTVEPGEILDSARALPIGYWKGSGLALVLDTMASVISGGQATHEIGKQGSEYAVSQVYIAINATGMMGQAVLDETVAAIIDDFRTSKPLDEDDGVRYPGEGMLRTRQESLEKGVLVDEAQWQALLEMTIA; this is encoded by the coding sequence ATGAAACGTGTGCCTTTTCAAACTTTACGAGATGAATTTTATCGTGTGCTTGCAGGAATTGGATTTAACGGCGAGCGCGGCATGTTATGCGCGCGACTGTTCGCCGAAAATCAGCGTGATGGCGTGTACTCGCACGGACTGAACCGCTTTCCTGGATTCGTCGCAGCATTAGATGGCAAACAGGTCGATTTCCGTGCGAAGCCAGAAAAAGTTGAGGGTTTCGGTGCGTTGGAACGGTGGGATGGCAAGATGGGGGTAGGACTCGTCAACGCTCATTTCTGTATGCAACGGGCAACTGCCCTTGCAGATGTCCACGGTATCGGGTGTGTCGGGCTTTCAAATACAAATCACTGGATGCGTGGCGGTGCCTACGCGTTACAAGCCGCAGAAGCCGGATATATCGGGATCTGTTGGACGAATACAACCCGACTCATGCCACCGTGGGGTTCTGCGGAAAAGAAAATTGGGAACAATCCGATGGCGATTGGTATTCCGAGAGAAGGCGGGCATATTCTGCTGGATATGGCGATGAGTCAGTATTCAAACGGGAAGTTGGAAGTGTTGCAACTACAAGGGAAACGATTACCGTTACCGGGTGGATACGATACCAAAGGAGAATTAACGGTTGAACCAGGGGAGATTCTTGATTCCGCAAGGGCACTTCCGATCGGTTATTGGAAAGGGTCGGGTTTGGCACTGGTGCTTGATACGATGGCATCCGTCATTTCGGGGGGACAGGCGACCCACGAAATTGGAAAGCAGGGCTCGGAATACGCCGTTTCTCAGGTGTACATCGCTATTAACGCCACTGGGATGATGGGACAAGCGGTGTTGGACGAAACAGTGGCAGCGATTATTGACGATTTCCGCACATCAAAACCCTTAGACGAAGATGACGGTGTGAGGTATCCGGGGGAAGGCATGCTGCGGACGCGGCAGGAGAGCCTTGAAAAGGGGGTCCTCGTGGACGAAGCGCAATGGCAGGCGTTATTAGAAATGACTATCGCTTAA